A genome region from Physeter macrocephalus isolate SW-GA chromosome 4, ASM283717v5, whole genome shotgun sequence includes the following:
- the LOC102983823 gene encoding uncharacterized protein C1orf131-like → MVQEPGLATSAPPGSQALLDVLLQNLYDFGETEDEAEQKRIRKKREKKRDMGTPAALVAEPYLQPVSLVRGQRKSASSFFQEPQEELQGVAAMTPGGFPSGPVVSSAAVAHSPLRNDREPVEVVEFHSRSRKRKQKPDQDENTKTKTSILEKDVDIQEFNLEKARLEVHRFGITGYGKGKERILEQGRAIMLGAKPPKNSYVNYKVLQEQIKEKKSAKEKEKRTAQDTDIFKKKKRKGQEGRKSKKKKSAPSILSSGRIGQVGKFKNGTLILSQVDIKKINSSGVAK, encoded by the coding sequence ATGGTGCAGGAGCCTGGGCTAGCCACCTCTGCGCCTCCCGGTTCTCAGGCCCTTCTGGACGTTCTGCTCCAGAACCTCTACGACTTTGGAGAGACAGAAGATGAAGCAGAGCAGAAAaggatcagaaagaaaagagagaagaaaagagatatgGGGACCCCAGCAGCCTTGGTAGCAGAGCCATATCTCCAACCTGTATCTCTTGTCAGAGGCCAGAGGAAGAGTGCTTCCAGCTTCTTCCAGGAACCCCAGGAAGAGCTGCAGGGTGTTGCCGCCATGACCCCTGGTGGTTTCCCTTCAGGACCTGTAGTCTCTAGTGCTGCAGTAGCCCACTCTCCCCTGAGGAACGACAGGGAACCAGTAGAAGTGGTGGAATTTCACAgcagaagtagaaaaagaaaacagaagcctgATCAAGACGAGAACACAAAGACCAAAACTAGTATCCTCGAGAAAGATGTGGATATACAAGAATTTAACTTAGAAAAGGCTCGTTTGGAAGTGCACCGGTTTGGGATCACAGgttatggaaaaggaaaggagagaatccTGGAGCAGGGACGTGCCATTATGCTGGGCGCTAAGCCTCCCAAAAACAGTTATGTGAATTACAAGGTTTTACAGGagcaaatcaaagaaaaaaagtcagcaaaggaaaaagaaaagagaacggCCCAGGACAcagatattttcaagaaaaagaagaggaaaggacaggaaggcaggaaatccaaaaagaagaaatcGGCTCCCAGTATTTTGTCAAGTGGACGGATTGGACAGGTTGGAAAATTCAAAAATGGGACACTGATTCTGAGCCAAGttgatatcaaaaaaataaattcttccgGAGTGGCTAAATGa